The bacterium genome includes a region encoding these proteins:
- the pilB gene encoding type IV-A pilus assembly ATPase PilB encodes MSVSQRLGELLLRKNVISGQQLQKALDVQRKSGVKLGTALTSLGYLEEDQITDLLSEQYGVKSIDLDGMDIPKDVYLSVSQEIALKYLLIPVEKKGPSLVVAMADPSNILALDELKFLTSYKIEAVVASEQSIKNAIQKHYNREEDFEDIFRDLEGDVDDIELIEQDEDDENSDLAEAEEAPIVKFCNMILTDAAKKGASDIHIEPYEKSFRIRFRVDGVLLEVMKPPLKLKNAIVSRLKIMSKLDIAEKRLPQDGRIKLIMKNKKEMDYRVSVLPTLFGEKVVLRLLDKSNLQLDMTKLGFESKALSDFQGAIHKPFGMVLVTGPTGSGKTTTLYSALSELNKTTENISTAEDPVEFNLDGINQVQMHEDIGLNFASALRSFLRQDPDIIMVGEIRDFETAEISVKAALTGHLVLSTLHTNDAPSTVNRLLNMGIEPFLVASSVNAILAQRLARRICGTCTTENPEEDKKAMIDAGIKEDELNDFIPMKGAGCDECNDTGYRGRVAIYEVMPIGDELKEFILNGAATSEIKKEAMRLGMKSMRQSALTKFKEGVTTIEEVLRVSVADAL; translated from the coding sequence ATGTCTGTGAGTCAACGACTAGGCGAGCTATTATTAAGAAAAAATGTTATCTCTGGACAACAGCTGCAAAAAGCATTGGATGTTCAGAGAAAGTCCGGTGTGAAGCTGGGAACGGCATTGACAAGCTTAGGCTATTTAGAAGAAGATCAGATTACCGATCTCTTGTCTGAACAGTACGGAGTAAAATCAATTGACTTAGACGGTATGGATATCCCCAAAGATGTTTACTTGTCGGTTTCTCAAGAAATAGCACTAAAGTACTTATTGATTCCTGTTGAAAAAAAGGGACCTTCTTTAGTTGTGGCTATGGCAGACCCATCCAATATTTTAGCCTTAGATGAGTTAAAGTTTCTTACCAGCTATAAAATAGAAGCTGTGGTTGCTTCTGAACAATCGATAAAAAACGCTATTCAAAAACATTACAATAGAGAAGAGGATTTTGAAGATATTTTTCGTGACCTTGAAGGGGATGTCGATGACATAGAGCTCATTGAGCAGGATGAAGATGACGAAAATTCAGATTTGGCTGAGGCCGAAGAAGCGCCCATTGTAAAATTTTGTAATATGATTCTGACAGATGCAGCAAAAAAAGGGGCATCTGATATTCATATTGAGCCCTATGAAAAAAGTTTTCGGATTCGTTTTCGAGTTGATGGTGTGTTGCTTGAAGTGATGAAGCCACCGCTTAAGTTAAAGAATGCAATTGTATCGCGTCTAAAAATTATGAGTAAGCTTGATATTGCTGAAAAGCGATTGCCACAGGATGGTCGTATCAAGTTGATCATGAAAAATAAAAAAGAAATGGATTATCGTGTTTCTGTCTTACCTACCTTGTTTGGTGAAAAGGTTGTATTGCGTCTATTGGATAAGTCAAACTTACAGTTGGATATGACCAAGTTAGGCTTTGAAAGTAAAGCGCTATCTGACTTTCAAGGTGCCATTCATAAGCCTTTTGGTATGGTTTTGGTTACCGGTCCAACAGGTTCTGGTAAAACAACAACTTTGTATTCTGCTTTATCTGAGTTAAACAAAACAACTGAAAACATTTCCACAGCCGAAGATCCTGTTGAGTTCAACCTTGATGGAATTAACCAGGTGCAAATGCATGAAGATATAGGCTTAAATTTTGCTTCCGCTCTAAGGTCTTTCTTGCGTCAGGATCCAGATATTATCATGGTGGGGGAGATCAGGGACTTCGAAACTGCTGAGATATCGGTTAAGGCAGCGCTTACCGGTCACTTGGTTTTATCAACACTTCACACCAATGATGCACCTTCAACAGTGAACAGATTATTGAATATGGGGATTGAGCCGTTTTTGGTTGCCTCTTCAGTGAATGCCATACTTGCACAGCGTTTGGCTCGCAGAATTTGTGGGACATGCACGACTGAAAATCCTGAAGAGGATAAAAAAGCAATGATAGATGCTGGAATTAAAGAGGATGAGCTCAATGATTTCATACCCATGAAAGGCGCTGGCTGCGATGAATGTAATGATACAGGTTATCGTGGTCGTGTAGCGATCTATGAAGTGATGCCTATTGGAGATGAGTTAAAAGAGTTTATTTTAAATGGAGCAGCAACATCAGAAATAAAAAAGGAAGCCATGCGTTTGGGCATGAAGTCGATGCGTCAATCGGCGCTAACCAAATTTAAAGAAGGTGTAACCACCATTGAAGAAGTATTGAGGGTGTCGGTAGCCGATGCTTTGTAA
- a CDS encoding type IV pilus twitching motility protein PilT: MFGLHDLLKEMLKRGSSDLHVTAGCPPKIRTDGHVTNLGKVSLTPQDTKRICYSVLTDAQKHQFEENNELDLSFGVKGLARFRANIYIQKGAVAGAFRKIPFEILPLDVLGLPKSVVDLTLKPRGLILVTGPTGSGKSTTLASMIDKINTDRKEHILTIEDPIEFIHNHKNCVVNQREIHSDTLSFKNALKSVLRQDPDVVLVGELRDLETIEAALTIAETGHVVFATLHTNSAAQTINRIIDVFPAHQQQQIRAQLSFVLEGVISQILVPKASGTGRVLAAEVLIPTPAVRNLIREDKVHQIYSQMQVGQAKFGMQTLNQALANYAIKRVITMNEALRRSSDPDELQKVIEDTVGKQGSNNPMSKNNGKDVLGRELKDIVNTIKKN; encoded by the coding sequence ATGTTTGGATTGCATGACTTATTAAAAGAAATGTTAAAAAGAGGGTCGAGTGATCTACATGTCACAGCAGGTTGCCCACCCAAAATAAGAACAGATGGTCATGTTACCAACTTAGGTAAAGTGTCTTTAACCCCTCAAGACACCAAAAGAATTTGTTATTCAGTATTAACCGATGCACAAAAACATCAATTCGAGGAAAATAACGAGCTTGATTTGTCTTTTGGGGTAAAAGGCTTGGCTCGTTTCCGTGCCAATATCTATATACAAAAAGGGGCAGTCGCTGGAGCATTTAGAAAAATTCCTTTTGAAATTTTGCCTTTGGATGTCTTGGGCTTGCCTAAGTCTGTCGTAGACCTTACTTTAAAACCCAGAGGATTGATTTTGGTGACCGGGCCAACCGGGTCAGGTAAGTCGACAACCCTGGCATCAATGATTGATAAAATCAATACAGATAGAAAAGAGCACATCCTTACCATTGAGGACCCCATAGAGTTTATTCATAACCACAAAAATTGTGTGGTTAACCAAAGAGAAATTCATTCTGACACCTTAAGTTTTAAAAATGCGCTAAAGTCTGTATTAAGACAAGACCCTGATGTTGTTTTAGTCGGAGAGTTAAGAGATTTAGAAACCATAGAAGCAGCTCTCACAATTGCTGAAACGGGTCACGTTGTTTTTGCAACCTTACATACCAACTCAGCGGCACAGACAATTAATAGGATCATTGATGTTTTTCCTGCACATCAGCAGCAGCAAATCAGGGCTCAATTATCATTTGTTTTAGAAGGGGTTATTTCTCAAATATTGGTTCCCAAAGCATCCGGGACAGGGAGGGTTTTAGCAGCAGAAGTTTTAATTCCAACGCCAGCTGTGAGAAATCTCATAAGAGAAGATAAAGTCCACCAGATTTATTCTCAAATGCAGGTGGGGCAGGCAAAGTTTGGTATGCAAACTTTAAATCAGGCTTTAGCGAACTATGCAATTAAGCGTGTGATCACTATGAACGAAGCTTTGCGGCGTTCATCTGATCCAGATGAGCTACAGAAAGTCATTGAAGATACTGTTGGAAAACAAGGCTCTAATAATCCAATGTCTAAAAATAATGGTAAAGATGTTTTGGGTCGAGAGCTTAAAGATATCGTCAATACTATTAAAAAAAACTGA
- a CDS encoding type II secretion system F family protein yields MAVYVWEGLTQQGVIKKGTRKAKNQREVVQWLNRQRIRPKKITQQKKDFAKAFNSFFSPKVKLKDVTIFCRQFATMIDAGLPLVQGLDILASQQENPTFKRILTEIKQEVEGGSTFAEALSKHPAAFDDLFVNLVAAGEVGGILDTIFNRLSVYMEKAVGLRKKIKGAMFYPIAVLCAAAVVIAILLTKVIPVFENMFKDFGNAELPAPTQVVINISHAFQNNFLFIVVGIGLVVYLWKLFYRSEKGRAIFDRYILKAPVFGDLIRKVAVARFTRTMATMLSSGVPIVDALEIVRKTAGNKTIEDAISRVKDSISEGNTMTEPLSKAGVFPSMVCQMIGVGEATGAMDTMLNKIADFYEEEVDTSVEALTSLMEPVMMVFLGGIIGGLVIAMYMPVFEMAGNIA; encoded by the coding sequence ATGGCAGTTTATGTTTGGGAAGGTTTAACGCAGCAAGGTGTTATAAAAAAAGGAACGCGCAAAGCGAAAAATCAGCGTGAAGTTGTGCAGTGGTTAAACCGACAAAGGATTAGACCAAAAAAAATAACGCAACAAAAAAAAGATTTTGCAAAAGCCTTTAATAGTTTTTTTAGTCCAAAAGTAAAGTTAAAGGACGTCACCATTTTTTGTCGTCAATTTGCAACCATGATTGATGCAGGCTTGCCGCTGGTGCAAGGTTTGGATATTCTTGCCAGTCAACAAGAAAACCCTACATTTAAGCGAATACTCACAGAAATTAAACAAGAAGTTGAAGGCGGTTCAACCTTTGCTGAGGCCTTGTCTAAACATCCTGCAGCATTTGATGACCTTTTTGTTAACCTGGTTGCCGCAGGTGAAGTGGGTGGTATTTTAGATACTATTTTTAACCGATTATCCGTTTATATGGAAAAAGCAGTAGGTTTGCGCAAAAAAATAAAAGGGGCAATGTTTTATCCTATTGCAGTTTTGTGCGCAGCAGCAGTTGTTATTGCTATATTATTAACCAAGGTTATTCCAGTGTTTGAAAATATGTTTAAAGACTTTGGTAACGCTGAACTGCCTGCTCCTACACAAGTTGTTATTAATATCTCTCATGCATTTCAAAATAACTTTTTGTTTATTGTCGTTGGGATAGGGCTTGTTGTTTATCTTTGGAAATTATTTTATAGATCAGAAAAAGGGCGAGCAATATTTGATCGATACATTTTAAAAGCACCCGTGTTTGGCGACCTAATAAGGAAAGTAGCCGTTGCCCGTTTTACTAGAACCATGGCAACTATGCTTTCAAGCGGTGTACCTATTGTTGATGCCTTGGAAATTGTTCGTAAAACCGCTGGTAATAAGACCATAGAAGATGCTATTAGTCGGGTTAAGGATTCTATCAGTGAAGGAAATACGATGACAGAGCCTTTATCTAAAGCGGGTGTTTTTCCTTCCATGGTTTGTCAAATGATCGGTGTGGGTGAAGCTACAGGTGCGATGGACACCATGCTCAATAAAATTGCTGATTTTTATGAAGAAGAGGTCGATACTTCTGTTGAAGCTTTAACATCTTTAATGGAGCCAGTGATGATGGTTTTTTTAGGGGGCATCATTGGTGGTTTAGTTATTGCTATGTACATGCCCGTGTTTGAAATGGCCGGGAATATTGCATAA
- a CDS encoding ATP-binding protein produces the protein MQYENEDSLKKIKVFSFARVLIAFTLCFFTFVFEPMSEDFVWSGEFTFTVVITGLNLCFAIGYFLVHRIFYEFNEYLFIFIQLTTDAIFTTLFVYLSGIELIYFLNIVNASFLLFRLGAFFSATLSSLFYVFLVYALITQQIDPILPKVWQAIMWNKTFAIQSVLIQVALFFGVAWFFTKIAYRFDSEEKRLKQNNIDLQKKAKRAQQLASIGEMTARIAHEIRNPLTSIFGTMQLLQKEHKNHPQYKKLIDITLKETDRLNFLLEELLDFAKPRSQEKVKFSLTELLENILKLLKKEKKGVFLRSEISKNINVVGNEQQLSQVIWNLIRNAQEATGSKGTIEINLKKEQRNVILSIEDDGPGISDEIKIKMFDPFYTTKTKGSGLGLAIVERFIADHQGYIVVESEKGNGTQFKIYLPLDIQSNI, from the coding sequence ATGCAATATGAAAATGAAGATAGTCTAAAGAAAATAAAGGTTTTTTCTTTTGCCAGAGTTCTTATTGCATTTACCTTGTGCTTCTTTACCTTTGTATTTGAACCCATGTCAGAAGACTTTGTTTGGAGTGGTGAATTTACCTTTACCGTGGTTATAACAGGTCTCAATCTGTGCTTTGCCATTGGTTACTTTTTAGTCCATAGAATATTTTATGAGTTTAATGAATATTTATTTATTTTTATCCAACTCACAACAGATGCTATTTTTACCACACTCTTTGTTTACTTGTCTGGTATAGAGTTGATTTATTTTTTAAATATTGTCAATGCATCTTTCTTGCTGTTTAGATTGGGAGCTTTTTTCTCGGCTACCTTAAGTTCTTTATTTTATGTTTTTTTAGTCTATGCGTTAATCACTCAACAGATAGACCCTATACTACCAAAAGTTTGGCAAGCCATTATGTGGAATAAAACATTTGCCATTCAATCGGTTTTGATCCAGGTGGCCTTATTTTTTGGAGTGGCTTGGTTTTTTACCAAGATTGCTTACCGTTTTGACTCTGAAGAAAAAAGATTGAAGCAAAATAACATCGATTTACAGAAAAAAGCCAAAAGAGCTCAGCAGTTGGCCAGTATTGGAGAAATGACTGCACGCATAGCTCATGAAATTAGAAATCCTCTAACCTCAATTTTTGGCACCATGCAGTTATTGCAAAAAGAGCATAAAAACCACCCTCAGTATAAAAAATTAATAGATATTACATTAAAAGAAACCGATCGTTTAAATTTTTTACTAGAAGAACTATTGGATTTTGCAAAACCCAGATCGCAAGAAAAGGTAAAATTTTCTCTTACAGAACTCTTAGAAAATATTTTAAAATTATTAAAAAAAGAAAAAAAAGGTGTTTTTTTACGTTCTGAAATATCAAAAAATATTAATGTTGTGGGTAATGAGCAGCAGCTGAGTCAAGTGATATGGAACTTGATTAGAAATGCACAAGAAGCGACTGGCAGCAAAGGTACGATAGAAATCAACTTGAAAAAAGAGCAAAGAAATGTGATTTTAAGCATTGAAGATGATGGTCCAGGAATTAGTGATGAAATAAAAATTAAAATGTTTGATCCGTTTTATACAACAAAAACCAAAGGGTCTGGTTTGGGCTTGGCCATTGTAGAAAGATTTATTGCTGATCATCAAGGCTATATTGTGGTAGAGTCTGAGAAGGGAAATGGAACTCAATTTAAAATATATTTACCACTTGATATCCAGAGCAATATATAG
- a CDS encoding sigma-54 dependent transcriptional regulator, translating into MSIKSKIVVIDDEKSIRDFLEILLVQEGFDVLTIDPEPEALKKLKDENFDLLITDLSMPHFTGMDVLNFVQKHHPKKPVIIITAYGSPESAVEAMKIGAFDYVLKPFNVDEMRLKIRNALDQSHLLDEVKQLKTQVEASNFMDESSVGRNEKMQKVFASIKQIAPTHTNVLIFGESGTGKELCARAVHRYSDRAKQAFVTINCGAIPENLIESELFGHKKGAFTGADKDKKGLFELAHQGTLFLDEVGELPLMTQVKLLRVLQEGQIRPVGSESVQDIDVRIVAATNVDLKQAVKDGKFREDLFYRLDVISFELPPLRERKDDIPKLLEHFVKKHSALNKKKEKRFSNAAIQALLKYDYPGNIRELQNIVMRLVAVYQEEEIDVHHLPDTVKGQGSGNIGLDSAQLDLPEQGISLDDIMDGYEKRWLEQALEKSKGVKKHAAKLLNISFRSMRYRLKKHDLADDD; encoded by the coding sequence ATGTCAATAAAAAGTAAAATAGTAGTTATAGATGATGAAAAAAGTATTCGAGATTTTTTAGAAATCTTACTGGTTCAAGAAGGTTTTGATGTATTGACCATTGATCCTGAGCCAGAGGCATTAAAAAAACTAAAGGACGAAAACTTTGACTTGTTAATTACTGATTTATCTATGCCACACTTTACAGGTATGGATGTTTTAAATTTTGTTCAAAAACATCACCCAAAAAAACCCGTTATTATTATAACCGCCTATGGTTCTCCAGAGTCTGCGGTTGAGGCCATGAAAATAGGTGCTTTTGATTATGTGTTAAAACCGTTTAATGTTGATGAGATGCGTTTGAAAATTAGAAATGCATTGGATCAAAGTCATCTTCTTGATGAGGTTAAGCAGCTTAAAACACAAGTTGAAGCTTCAAATTTTATGGATGAATCTTCAGTTGGAAGAAATGAAAAAATGCAAAAAGTTTTTGCAAGCATCAAACAAATTGCGCCAACGCATACCAATGTCTTGATCTTTGGTGAAAGTGGAACAGGCAAAGAGTTGTGCGCTAGAGCTGTACATAGATATTCAGATCGGGCAAAACAAGCTTTTGTAACAATAAACTGTGGTGCAATTCCAGAGAACTTGATTGAAAGCGAGTTATTTGGTCACAAAAAAGGAGCTTTTACAGGAGCGGATAAAGACAAGAAAGGTTTGTTTGAGTTAGCGCATCAAGGAACTTTGTTTTTGGACGAAGTGGGTGAGTTGCCTTTGATGACTCAAGTCAAGTTATTGCGTGTTTTGCAGGAAGGGCAAATAAGACCTGTTGGCTCTGAAAGTGTTCAAGATATTGATGTGAGAATTGTAGCAGCGACCAATGTTGACTTAAAGCAAGCAGTAAAAGACGGTAAATTTAGAGAAGATTTATTTTACAGACTTGACGTTATTTCTTTTGAACTGCCACCTTTAAGAGAAAGAAAAGATGATATTCCTAAACTTTTGGAGCACTTTGTAAAGAAACACTCCGCATTGAACAAGAAAAAAGAAAAACGTTTCTCAAACGCTGCAATACAAGCTTTATTGAAGTATGATTACCCTGGCAATATTCGAGAGTTGCAAAATATAGTCATGCGCTTGGTGGCTGTTTATCAAGAAGAAGAAATAGATGTCCATCATCTTCCTGATACCGTTAAGGGACAAGGGAGTGGCAATATAGGTTTAGACTCGGCACAATTAGATCTTCCAGAACAAGGCATATCATTGGATGACATAATGGATGGCTATGAAAAACGATGGTTGGAGCAAGCATTGGAAAAATCTAAAGGGGTTAAAAAGCATGCAGCTAAACTCTTAAACATAAGTTTTAGATCGATGCGTTATCGCTTAAAAAAACATGACCTCGCGGACGATGATTAA